TCGCCATCGACTGATCATCAGCTTCGGCGGCTTTTTCGTCTGGAGTCTGGGCTTGAGACTCGCTATTCTCTGTGGTTGAGTCAGGGCCAGCTTcaccttccttcttcttagTCGATTCTCCGGTTTCGggttttttcttcttgccaTCATCCAACAGAACAGCCGGGACTTTGCCTTTCATGTCAACAAGGTTCTCGTAAAAGCgtctctcctcttcatcctcccagaTTCCAGCTCCTTCCCCTTGGCCCCGGAGGTATTCTGAAGTTTTCACCAAACCAATTCCGCCGCTTGACGCGGGATCCGAAGCTTCCTGTTCAGCCAAGGCGGGCATTTCCACTCCCAGAATCTCGCAGAGAACCTGCGTGTTGGAaaccagcttctccagtGATTTGGTTTGCCTCTCGAAATTTGCCTGTCGATCCTCGAATATTTCACCACTCTTGACGTAGGCTTCGGCGTTGCGGCGGCTCTGTGCTGTGAGTGCTTTCTGGTCACGCATAACGTGCGCCTTAACATCCTCCAGGTATCTGTTCAATATACTCTTGAAACGAAGCTGGGTCTTTTCCGGAGTAAGCGGTGCGTCATCCTCGGCCGCCGCCTCATCTCCCCCCTCAACACCATTCTGAGTCTCGGCAGGTGTACTAGTCGTCGCTCCGTCAGCCTCAACCGTCTTCCTACCCTCTTCAGTGCCCTTGACACCCAAGATATCCCAGTTAAAACTCTTCGCAAATAACACAGCCAGCGGCAGATTAGAATGTTCACGATCATGCCCAAGAAGATCCTTCAGAACCTCCAAGGGAAATGGATCCGGCTCCTTATCGCCTGTCGGgtttctgcttctcgatACCCCATCCGTCATTTTATTGCTCAGGCCAACGTTGCCATCCTTGCCCTTAGCGCCCACATCTTCCGGTCgttcaacatcatcaagggTTCTCAGTACGCAGACTAGCCACAGTTCCGTCAcaatcttcaacaacacTCGGTGGCGAGATAGACGCTCTTTTTCCTCGCGCTCACGCAGCTCTTGGCTGAGAGACTTCAACTGGCTTTTATCCGGCGAGCTAAGACCCCGTCCTAGCAGCCATCCAATCTGTCGCGTAAACTCCGCGGGACCGAATCGCTGATGAAGGGCGCTGGCAATTTCAATACCGGCGGCAATTTCTCCCGGCGTTTTTAATTTGCATAGTCCCTCATAGCAGGCCGAAATGATCTCCGAAAGGTACTTATGGAGGGACAGCGTGCGAATGTCGGTCAGCAGGGTTTGCTGAGCGGCGGCATTAATCCCGGTACGAAGGCGCTTGATGAAGGCTGTATTTTTTTTCAAGGACGAATCGAGAGACTTGCTGACAGGGAATACATCTATAAATGATATTTTTCGGTTAGATGGAGTGtggtgaggaggaaaaggacaGCCATACCACTCTCGCCAGCCCAAACTCGCTCGTTAAGATTGCGAATTTCCCCTACATATCGACCGCGTTAGAAACAGACACCATAATCGCCAACCTCACGCGAGATAAATGAGCCCAAGGCTTACGCTTTCTCTGCCGATCCATCTCTTACCGCCCAGTGCGTTGTAGCAATCCCCGCGGTGACGAATTCAGCTGTCGTGTATTGGTTTTAAGAAATCGGAAAGGAAATCGTGGGAGTGACTTGAATGCCACATTGGGGAAATCAATGGATAATAGAGGCGCCGCGTCTGGGTTTCGCCTGAGTGCGGTCAGGTCAAGGGATGTTGTACGATGCTGAAAAGCCGTGGAGAGAAATGCGGGCGAGGGCGAAGGCGGCGGATGTTAATTAGATCTTGGTGCCAGCCCAAATCTCCGACTGCCTTCACTTCCTCCCAagtcttgactcttgaaACTCTTCACTACTGTCTTACTTTCACTTTTGAACAAACCTTAAATAGCACTGAAtaaccttttttttttttgaacGCAGCACCTAGCTACCGCAAACACATTCCATCACTATCTGCCAAGTCGCCACCATGCAACGCCACCATCAGAGACGCCGTAATTCGAATACATGGGAATAACCTCCCGTCACCACACTAGCAGTATTCACTATATCAGGCCGGTGGAATGCTGCAAGCTTCAGGCGCATCTCCGGCGCACCAATTCGAAGCCTTTCGAGAATTTCCGCAACCGCAGAATAAAGCACCCCAATGTTCCCGTCCTCTATCTTGACCGCGATCCCAATCGCCCCGACTGCGCCCAGCTTCCTTGTCTGCTCCGACGCCCGTATCGCAACGCCATAACAACCATCAGCGCCGATCTTCCCAATAAGCGCACCCTGGAATCCCCGCATGAGTTCGGTGCAGAATCGACCATGGCCGCCAACAAGCTCTGGATACTGAGACATCGCATGGAAGATCCGGCTCAACGCCTGTGTTCTGGTTGACAAGCCGTCGCTTTTATCcactgcatctgctgcagccgcaaCCGCCGCGTACATCTTGCCCATATACTGCAGTGGCAACGCCGGGGCCGGGAGATTACACCCGTCGATTCCCCATTTCACCATATCCCCTTCCAACCCACTcagttcctcgacaaccCGCTTAACCCGCAATTGCATAGGATGGTCGGGGAGCTCATAGCCCATGAACCCAGCACCAACCGCTCGACTCCCAGCCAACATCCCAGCATGCTTGCCAGAGCAATTATTGCAAACCGCAGTAGGGGTATAATCCTGCTTGATCCATTCCCGCTTAACGGCATCCGAAAGCGCAGCATGCCCACCACATCGAAGATCATCTTCTCCCGCCCCgatcagctccagcatcgccCGTGCGCGCACAATATGTCTCTCTTCACTGTTATGCGATGCACACATCAGCGCCAAatcggcatcatcaagcCCCAGGAATTT
This genomic interval from Aspergillus puulaauensis MK2 DNA, chromosome 7, nearly complete sequence contains the following:
- a CDS encoding asparaginase (COG:E;~EggNog:ENOG410PWAP;~InterPro:IPR010349;~PFAM:PF06089), producing MTVTTTDYVVTDRCGIIESRHQVHAAVTDVTGKLLFAVGDPSRMTLARSAAKPAQALAILETGCFEKFLGLDDADLALMCASHNSEERHIVRARAMLELIGAGEDDLRCGGHAALSDAVKREWIKQDYTPTAVCNNCSGKHAGMLAGSRAVGAGFMGYELPDHPMQLRVKRVVEELSGLEGDMVKWGIDGCNLPAPALPLQYMGKMYAAVAAAADAVDKSDGLSTRTQALSRIFHAMSQYPELVGGHGRFCTELMRGFQGALIGKIGADGCYGVAIRASEQTRKLGAVGAIGIAVKIEDGNIGVLYSAVAEILERLRIGAPEMRLKLAAFHRPDIVNTASVVTGGYSHVFELRRL